A window of the Ammospiza nelsoni isolate bAmmNel1 chromosome 29, bAmmNel1.pri, whole genome shotgun sequence genome harbors these coding sequences:
- the LOC132085200 gene encoding olfactory receptor 14J1-like, translated as MSNSSSIRHFLLLALADTRQLQLLHFCFLLGISLAALLGNGLIISAVACGHHLHMPMFFFLLNLALSDLGMICTTVPKAMHNSLWDTRDIYSGCAAQLFFFVFFMSLEVSLLTIMCYDRYVSICKPLHYGTLLGSRACAHMAAAAWASVFLYSLLHTANTFSLPLCHGNALDQFFCEIPQILKLSCSKSYLRELWLLAVSVFVASSCFVFIVFSYVQIFRAVLRIPSEQGRHKAFSTCLPHLAVVSLFLSTGFFAYLKPPSISSPSLDLTLSVLYSVVPPTLNPLIYSLRNQELKAAVWRLVTGQYQKH; from the coding sequence atgtccaacagcagctccatcaggcacttcctcctgctggcattggcagacacgcggcagctgcagctcctgcacttctgcttcttgctgggcatctccctggctgccctcctgggcaacggcctcatcatcagcgctgtagcctgcggccaccacctgcacatgcccatgttcttcttcctgctcaacctggccctcagcgacctgggcatgatctgcaccactgtccccaaagccatgcacaattccctctgggacaccagggacatctactcaggatgtgctgcacagctctttttttttgtgtttttcatgtCATTAGAGGTTTCcctcctgaccatcatgtgctacgaccgctacgtgtccatctgcaaacccctgcactatgggaccctcctgggcagcagagcttgtgcccacatggcagcagctgcctgggccagtgtCTTTCTCTAttcactgctgcacacagccaatacattttccctgcccctgtgccatggcaatgccctggaCCAGTTCTTTTGTGAAATCCCTCAGAttctcaagctctcctgctccaaatccTACCTCAGGGAACTTTGGCTTCTTGCTGTAAGTGTCTTTGTAGCCTCAAGCTgctttgtgttcattgttttctcttatgtgcagatcttcagggccgtgctgaggatcccctctgagcagggacggcacaaagccttttccacctgcctccctcacctggctgttgTCTCCCTGTTTCTCAGCACTGGCTTTTTTGCCTAcctgaagcccccctccatctcctccccatccctggatctgaCCCTGTCAGTTCTTTACTCAGTGGTGCCTCCCaccctgaaccccctcatctacagctTGAGAAACCaagagctcaaggctgcagtgtggagatTGGTGACTGGGCAATATCAGAAACATTAA
- the LOC132085156 gene encoding olfactory receptor 14A16-like, producing the protein MSNSSSIRCFLLLALADTRQLQLLHFCLLLGISLAALLGNGLIISAVACGHHLNTPMFFFLLNLALTDLGSICTTVPKAMHNSLWDTRNISYTGCAAQLFLLIFFLATEYSLLTIMCYDRYVSICKPLHYGTLLGSRACARMAAAAWASGFLNALVHTANTFSLPLCQGNALGQFFCEIPQILKLSCSKSYLRELGLLVVTSSLSFGCFVFIIFSYVQIFRAVLRIPSEQGRHKAFSTCLPHLVVVSLFLSTGFFAYLKPPSISSRSLDVALSVLYSVVPPALNPLIYSLRNQELKAAVWRLMTG; encoded by the coding sequence atgtccaacagcagctccatcagatgcttcctcctgctggcactggcagacacgcggcagctgcagctcctgcacttctgccttttgctgggcatctccctggctgccctcctgggcaacggcctcatcatcagcgccgtagcctgcggccaccacctgaacacgcccatgttcttcttcctgctcaacctggccctcactgacctgggctccatctgcaccactgtccccaaagccatgcacaattccctctgggacaccaggaacatctcctacacaggatgtgctgcacagctATTTTTATTAATCTTCTTTCTTGCAACAGAGTATTCcctcctgaccatcatgtgctatgaccgctacgtgtccatctgcaaacccctgcactatgggaccctcctgggcagcagagcttgtgcccgtatggcagcagctgcctgggccagtggctttctcaatgctctggtgcacacagccaatacattttccctgcccctgtgccagggaaatgccctgggccagttcttctgtgaaatcccacagatcctGAAACTCTCCTGTTCCAAATCCTATCTCAGGGAACTTGGACTTCTTGTGGTTACTAGCAGTTTATcatttggttgttttgtgttcattattttctcctatgtgcagatcttcagggctgtgctgaggatcccctctgagcagggacggcacaaagccttttccacctgcctccctcacctggttGTGGTCTCCCTGTTTCTCAGCACTGGCTTTTTTGCCTAcctgaagcccccctccatctcctccagaTCCCTGGATGtggccctgtcagttctgtactcagtggtgcctccagccctgaaccccctcatctacagcctgaggaaccaggagctcaaggctgcagtgtggagactGATGACTGGATGA